The Porphyromonas pogonae genome segment TATTATCAAACATGACACAAAGCCCTGTCGCAGCTATTGCTCCCACCAAAGTTACTCCTGACAAAGCATTCATACCCGACATTAGCGGCGTATGTAAGAGACTTGGAACATTCTTGATAAGAAAATACCCTACAATGGTAGAGACTATCAAAATAAGTATTAGTAATATCGGACTCATAATCTTATAATCGTTAATATTTTTAAGCTGAAGAGCCAAAGATGTCATGTTGCGGCACCTTTGGCTCTAAATTCATAAATACAATATTAAAGCCTTCTTCACGATTACAATCCCATTGCTTCCCGTGTGCCGGCATGCAGGATTTCACCGCCTTTGGTTACAAGGCTCTTACTGATGACTTCGTCGTTCATATCCAAAGAGACTTGACCATCTTTTACAAGATATTTGACAAGATTGTACATGTTCTGTGAGAACATCCAAGTAGAGCTCTTTGGCAACATTCCGGGGATATTTTTGATACCTTCAATGATAACGCCATGCTTAGTCTCTTTAGCTCCAGCAGGAGTAATAGCACAGTTACCTCCTTGGTCAATTGATATATCCACAATCACAGAACCACGCTTCATTCCTTTCACCATCTCTTCAGTGATGATAATAGGAGCAATCTTACCGGGGATCAATGCACTCAAAAATACAATATCCATATCTTGGATAGTAGCCTTCAACGCTTCACGCTCTTTGAGTAATACCTCTTCAGGTAATTTGTTTGCATATCCACCATCGGCAATAGCCAGTTCAGCAGGAACACCCGTCTCAACTATTTTTGCACCGAGACTCTTAGCTTGTTCTGCTGCTGCAGGCCTTATATCAGCAGCATAAGTAACCGCTCCCAAACGCTTGGCTGTGGCTAAAGCTTGCAAACCCGCAACACCTACACCGATAACCATAACTTTGGCCGGCTGTATCATTCCCACAGCAGTTCCCATCATAGGAATGAACGTAGAGAGATCATTAGCTGCCATAAGGATACCTTTGTATCCAGCACAAGTACTCATTGAGGTGAGAGCATCAAGATTTTGAGCACGGGAAATACGAGGAATGCCATCCAATGTAATGGAAATTACGCCACGTGCCGCAAGCTTCTTTACCATTTCATGATTGATAGGAGAAGCCGGGTGTATAAATGTAATCAGGTATTGTCCCTGACGCATCATATCCACTTCGTGCATGCCCAATTGTTCATTGTACAGAGGCTCCTTTACTTTCAATATCATGTCTGCTCCGTCATAAATAGCCTTAGCGCCATCCACAAGTTGGGCGCCGGCCTTTTCGTATTCTTCATCATGATACTGGGCACCTTCGCCTGCACCTTTTTCAAAAAGGACTTTAAATCCGTCTGAAACAAATTTGGCAACGGTCTCAGGACTTGCCGCTACACGAGCTTCGTCGTGCATAATCTCCTTTGGAACACCGATAATCATAATAGATTCGATTTAAAACGTGTTTATTAATGTGATCTAATTCTATTTAGGTTAACTATTGCCTGAGTTAATAAAATCGCGACAATATTTTTTCGTGTATTATTAAAGGCTATAATCAATCGTCACAAATTTAAACAAAATAAAATAACCCTGATATCTTTAACAATAAAAATATCATCGCTATTTACTTTATTTAAATAATTAGCACCAAAAAAGATGTAAGAGCTCAAAACCCCTGATTAGTAATATATTTTTTTCTCTTATTTCTTATTGCGAACTTCTCCCCTCCCCTTACTAAATAAAAATATCAAAATGCAACCCAACAAAAAGACAAGGCACCAAATAAAACATAAAATACAACAAAAAAGCAACACATAGTTAAGAATAAAACAAAAATGAAATCTTTTTGATCAAACAATAATACTTAAGCTTAAATTATTTGCTATTTTTGAGTCTTCAGATTGATAACAATTAAACAATAACAATGATGAACACCATATCTGAACGATTATCAAGATTATCTTCATCCGAGACTTTAGCAATGTCTCAAAAAAGCAATGAGCTCAAATCCCAAGGTGTCAATGTAATTAACTTGAGTGTGGGTGAGCCTGACTTTAATACACCCTTACACATCAAAGAAGCAGCTAAGAAAGCTATCGATGAAAACTTTAGCTTTTACTCACCCATTGCCGGCTATCTTGATTTAAGAAATGCTATTTGCGAAAAGTTAAAGAAGGAAAACGATCTTGAATTTGATCCTAATCAGATTGTTTGTTCAAATGGAGCCAAGCAATCAATCTGCAATTTAATCCTAGCGCTTATAAACAAAGGGGATGAAGTGATTATCCCTGCGCCCTATTGGGTAAGCTATCCCGAGATGGTCAAGCTTGCTGAGGGTTTTCCGGTATTCATTGAAACTGATATATCTCATGACTTTAAAATTACTCCCAGCCAACTGGAAGATGCTATTACTCCCAATACCAAAGCTCTAATTTTGTGCTCTCCTTGTAACCCTACAGGGAGTATTTATTCTGACACGGAACTTAAAGCATTAGCCAGTATTTTGATAAAACATCCTGACATCATTATTATATCGGATGAAATTTACGAACATATCAACTATACCAACAAACATCAAAGCATTGCTCAATTTACTGAGCTGCAAGATAGAGTTGTTATTGTAAATGGTGTTTCCAAGTGTTATGCCATGACTGGGTGGCGTATTGGATGGCTTGCAGCACCTCAATGGATTGCCACGGCTTGTATCACATTGCAAGGGCAATATACGTCTGGCCCATCCTCCATTTCCCAAAAAGCTTCATTAGCAGCCTATACGGGAAATCAGGATTGTGTAGAAACAATGAGACAAGCTTTTGAGCGAAGGAAAAAACTCATCGTAACTCTACTGGGTGAAATTCCGGGACTAATAGTAAACAATCCGCAAGGGGCATTTTACATCTTCCCGCAATGTGACTATTATTACGGCAAGTCATACCAAGGGAGAGAGATAAAGGACTCTACCGATTTAGCAATGTATTTACTGGATGTAGCCCACGTGGCCTGCGTAGGGGGGAAAGCATTCGGAGCTCCACAATATATCAGATTATCCTATGCTACTTCAGACGAAAATATCGTGCAAGCAATATCGAGACTCAAAGATGCTTTTGCAAAACTCGAATAAGAAAAAACCGTTGCATAGCAGGCAAATTGCTTCGTTGCTTGCGAGATTCGCGCTTGGTCATTTACCTGAAGTAAACTCCCTGTGCACTCACTCTTAGCGCCTTGCACTTTACCCTCTCTGCCCGGTCAAAGTGTCTTTTGTCGGCTTTGCCTCCAAAATCCATGAGACTGTTGACTTTTGCAACAGTCTCAAGAAAAGACTAATAAACCAGCCTTGAGCTTCATAGATAAGGAGTAAATACTAAAAGCCATCGATATTGGTCGATGGCTTTTGATATTAATACGGAAAACCACATTTTGATCATTTCGAGTTGAATAACACATATACAACGATCAAAACTTATGCGACTATCTGAAATTCAGCATTAAGAAATAGAAGCGTTGTAAATTTCCTTGAGCGATTCTTCAAGCACTTCATCAAATTCTTTTTCAGGTTGATCATCACTCAGACCTTCAGCAAGAGCACGTGAGAATGATGCTATCATACCGTGATTTTTAGATAAAAGCTCATTGGCATACTCTCTTGAGTATCCTCCGGAAAGCGCCACCACACGAAGTACATTTTTATGAGCAATGAGATCAGCATAAAAATCATTTTCAGTAGGCAAAGTGAGTTTTAGCATAACTGGGCTCTTGATGCGCTCAAGGTGCTCCATCAGCACTTTCTTCAATATTTTCTCAGCCTCGGCTTTAACAGTACAGTTTATATCTACCTCCGGCTCTATAATAGGCATCAGATCATGAGCTTGTATGAGTTCAGCCCACTCGAACTGTTGCTTTACCACCTCTCTGATACCGGTTTCGTGAGCATCCTTAATGACGCTTCTCATTTTAGTCCCGAAGATATTATACTCATTAGCTTTCTTGAGCAAAGCAGATAATTCAGGGAAAG includes the following:
- a CDS encoding NAD(P) transhydrogenase subunit alpha, with protein sequence MSPILLILILIVSTIVGYFLIKNVPSLLHTPLMSGMNALSGVTLVGAIAATGLCVMFDNSGDLLTGKILGGLAIIMATVNVVGGFGVTHRMLRMFNKKKKGGA
- a CDS encoding NAD(P) transhydrogenase subunit alpha — its product is MIIGVPKEIMHDEARVAASPETVAKFVSDGFKVLFEKGAGEGAQYHDEEYEKAGAQLVDGAKAIYDGADMILKVKEPLYNEQLGMHEVDMMRQGQYLITFIHPASPINHEMVKKLAARGVISITLDGIPRISRAQNLDALTSMSTCAGYKGILMAANDLSTFIPMMGTAVGMIQPAKVMVIGVGVAGLQALATAKRLGAVTYAADIRPAAAEQAKSLGAKIVETGVPAELAIADGGYANKLPEEVLLKEREALKATIQDMDIVFLSALIPGKIAPIIITEEMVKGMKRGSVIVDISIDQGGNCAITPAGAKETKHGVIIEGIKNIPGMLPKSSTWMFSQNMYNLVKYLVKDGQVSLDMNDEVISKSLVTKGGEILHAGTREAMGL
- a CDS encoding pyridoxal phosphate-dependent aminotransferase, with the protein product MNTISERLSRLSSSETLAMSQKSNELKSQGVNVINLSVGEPDFNTPLHIKEAAKKAIDENFSFYSPIAGYLDLRNAICEKLKKENDLEFDPNQIVCSNGAKQSICNLILALINKGDEVIIPAPYWVSYPEMVKLAEGFPVFIETDISHDFKITPSQLEDAITPNTKALILCSPCNPTGSIYSDTELKALASILIKHPDIIIISDEIYEHINYTNKHQSIAQFTELQDRVVIVNGVSKCYAMTGWRIGWLAAPQWIATACITLQGQYTSGPSSISQKASLAAYTGNQDCVETMRQAFERRKKLIVTLLGEIPGLIVNNPQGAFYIFPQCDYYYGKSYQGREIKDSTDLAMYLLDVAHVACVGGKAFGAPQYIRLSYATSDENIVQAISRLKDAFAKLE
- a CDS encoding fructose bisphosphate aldolase yields the protein MNQEQLRLMREGKGFIGALDQSGGSTPKALLAYGIDKDRYTNDEQMYDLIHKMRSRMLTSPVFSSKYILGVILFEMTMERKVEGRFTADYCWDVKRIVPFLKVDKGLQDLKDGVQLMKPFPELSALLKKANEYNIFGTKMRSVIKDAHETGIREVVKQQFEWAELIQAHDLMPIIEPEVDINCTVKAEAEKILKKVLMEHLERIKSPVMLKLTLPTENDFYADLIAHKNVLRVVALSGGYSREYANELLSKNHGMIASFSRALAEGLSDDQPEKEFDEVLEESLKEIYNASIS